Proteins found in one Scardovia inopinata JCM 12537 genomic segment:
- a CDS encoding FHA domain-containing protein FhaB/FipA, with protein MTDLTFAVMKYGFLALLWFFVFLAVRSLRKDVSQMSPVPRKRSKKAESDQHFARSTAAPASPAPLRGAESGRQQGRASVLTIIDGPLSGTTYTLGSQSITLGRASDNVVVLNDEFVSSHHARVYVDPTTGTWAIEDLGSTNGTVVDGQRLSHSVPLPAGVPVRIGGTSFELR; from the coding sequence ATTACAGACCTCACTTTCGCCGTTATGAAATACGGGTTCCTGGCATTGCTGTGGTTCTTTGTTTTTCTTGCCGTACGTTCTTTGCGCAAAGATGTATCACAAATGAGTCCGGTTCCCCGCAAACGCAGCAAAAAAGCTGAATCAGATCAGCACTTCGCCCGGTCGACGGCTGCTCCGGCATCGCCTGCCCCTCTGCGGGGGGCAGAATCAGGACGGCAGCAGGGCCGGGCCAGCGTTCTGACCATTATTGACGGTCCCCTGTCTGGCACCACCTACACTTTAGGAAGCCAGTCCATTACACTGGGCCGGGCCAGCGATAATGTTGTTGTTCTCAACGATGAGTTTGTTTCTTCCCACCATGCTCGTGTTTATGTTGATCCCACAACAGGAACCTGGGCCATTGAAGACCTGGGAAGCACCAATGGAACAGTGGTTGATGGCCAACGCCTGAGCCATTCAGTTCCCCTCCCCGCCGGCGTCCCCGTACGCATTGGCGGCACTTCATTCGAACTAAGGTAG
- a CDS encoding BofC C-terminal domain-containing protein — translation MTDTLPLIIRSTTVSDIGYVRHDNQDSSFAGDHLVTVCDGMGGHAGGDTASTIAIRSLAHIESVKDSDPDAMATIMKTSIIAAHDAIVGKARRERKLSGMGTTVVALRLVQNYWVLAHLGDSRAYLLRDGKLIRGTKDHSYVQHLIDTGRINEEEAKSHPQRNVVMRVLGDFDIDPRPDISIRKALPSDRWLLCSDGLCGVLEDETIRQTMEETEDLQDCAQKLVSMALKAGSTDNVSAVLAEAVPAKDAQDASKPHQVPLIGGAASNEPQPIADIIDSPVAAAPALKNDPQSPASRAAALAHADRREDDDDSGSNDNSQKKKDVGGLLHSLTLPQHAHEDGFVPETGEIPIVQKDNGSFSDDPHDPQVAEAVQEQEALAKKKAHHRSILRRVWGLVAALLVLAALAGAGVESYRWSQNRYYVGEADGVVAIYRGVPTNIFGFSLSHVEEKTTISVSSLPSTWRDQLEQGIPVDSLAIARNHTQLIKKEAEKAAKKSSKKKTATASPSPSPSKSGAKK, via the coding sequence ATGACTGATACGCTACCTCTTATCATTAGGTCAACAACCGTTTCTGATATTGGTTATGTTCGCCATGACAATCAGGATTCATCTTTTGCCGGTGACCATCTGGTTACTGTTTGTGATGGTATGGGAGGCCACGCCGGAGGCGATACCGCTTCCACTATAGCAATTCGGTCTTTGGCCCATATTGAGTCTGTAAAAGATTCGGATCCCGATGCCATGGCCACGATTATGAAAACTTCCATCATCGCTGCTCACGATGCTATTGTTGGCAAAGCCAGACGCGAGCGCAAACTCTCAGGTATGGGAACCACGGTAGTTGCCCTACGTTTAGTGCAGAATTATTGGGTTTTAGCGCATCTGGGAGACTCGCGGGCCTATCTTTTGCGGGATGGAAAGCTGATCCGAGGAACTAAGGATCACAGTTACGTTCAACACCTCATTGATACCGGCCGCATCAATGAGGAAGAGGCGAAAAGCCATCCTCAACGCAACGTAGTCATGAGAGTTTTAGGGGATTTTGACATTGATCCCCGTCCTGATATTTCCATCCGCAAAGCCCTGCCGTCAGACCGCTGGCTTTTGTGCTCTGATGGCCTGTGCGGGGTTTTAGAAGATGAAACAATCCGTCAGACTATGGAGGAAACAGAAGATCTGCAGGATTGCGCTCAAAAACTTGTATCTATGGCCTTAAAAGCCGGCAGCACCGACAACGTCAGCGCCGTTCTAGCAGAGGCCGTTCCTGCCAAAGATGCCCAGGATGCCAGTAAACCACATCAAGTCCCCTTAATAGGCGGTGCAGCCAGCAATGAACCACAGCCTATAGCCGATATTATTGATTCACCCGTGGCGGCTGCCCCAGCCTTGAAGAATGATCCCCAGTCCCCTGCCTCCCGCGCGGCGGCATTGGCCCATGCCGACCGGCGGGAAGATGACGATGACAGCGGGAGCAACGACAACAGCCAGAAGAAGAAAGATGTGGGTGGACTGCTACACAGTCTGACCCTTCCCCAGCATGCCCATGAAGATGGCTTTGTCCCTGAAACAGGGGAAATTCCCATCGTTCAGAAAGATAACGGCTCTTTCTCGGATGATCCTCACGACCCTCAGGTAGCTGAGGCTGTTCAGGAACAGGAAGCTCTGGCTAAGAAGAAAGCTCATCATCGTTCCATCCTGCGCAGGGTCTGGGGCTTGGTAGCTGCCCTGCTCGTCCTCGCAGCACTGGCAGGAGCCGGAGTGGAAAGCTATCGCTGGTCACAGAACCGTTATTATGTAGGCGAAGCAGATGGGGTGGTGGCTATCTACCGTGGTGTCCCTACTAATATCTTCGGGTTCAGCCTGTCTCATGTGGAGGAAAAGACCACTATTTCCGTGTCTTCTCTCCCTTCCACCTGGAGAGATCAGCTGGAGCAGGGAATTCCTGTGGATTCTCTGGCCATAGCCCGCAATCACACTCAACTGATTAAGAAGGAAGCTGAGAAGGCGGCCAAAAAATCAAGCAAAAAGAAGACGGCAACAGCATCTCCTTCTCCTTCCCCGTCTAAGTCAGGAGCAAAGAAATGA
- a CDS encoding FtsW/RodA/SpoVE family cell cycle protein, with product MIGNRVRQALMLLFVLLTAALAFFQMFMKVEGAVPQRYLTALIVMTAVIAAAWLVLCFCQKYSSQIIFFCVLLLSLIGIVEIIRIDYENRNLGTGAVNAGMNQIIWLCLALVLCSLLAASLRNYRILRKLTYTSMVIGLLLIFSPMIPGLGKTIGGARIWIGIGSHTVQPAEFAKLFIAVFFAGYLFDHRDQLAVGGRKILGLRLPRLRDFGPILVVWAICMGVLVMQRDLGTSLLFFAMFVCMLYVATGHTSWILIGLLFFAASALAADRFFGHVHNRVNAWLHPFDNSVYNAPGGSGQLVRGIFGLASGGTFGTGIGKGYPAITPLANSDFIFSSLGEELGLTGIFAILCIYTIIIGAGIVTAMKIKDGFGKLLISGLVFTMAFQVFIVIGGITLVIPLTGLTLPYVAAGGSSLTANMLLAFLILIISNDAHKPEEAALTDTAALEALEVLQANEKRRHLQEAIRKRDEDDRRDSEETQAISLADARPYMDDDSLEVQDGTTEEFDQAGKKSAGQDSSSDDSSPTLAEKMRMEDR from the coding sequence ATGATTGGCAACCGGGTCAGGCAGGCGCTGATGCTGCTCTTTGTCCTCCTCACAGCGGCATTAGCCTTCTTCCAAATGTTTATGAAGGTTGAAGGGGCTGTCCCCCAGCGATATCTTACTGCCCTCATCGTCATGACAGCCGTGATTGCTGCCGCCTGGCTTGTTCTATGTTTTTGCCAGAAATATTCGTCTCAGATTATTTTCTTCTGTGTCCTGCTCCTGTCTTTGATCGGAATTGTGGAAATCATCCGGATTGATTATGAGAACCGGAATTTGGGGACCGGAGCTGTTAATGCGGGAATGAATCAGATCATCTGGCTGTGCCTGGCCCTGGTTTTGTGCTCACTTCTAGCAGCCAGCCTGCGCAACTACCGGATTCTCAGAAAGCTCACCTATACCAGCATGGTTATAGGCCTCCTGCTCATTTTCTCCCCTATGATTCCCGGCCTGGGCAAAACCATTGGAGGAGCCCGTATCTGGATTGGCATCGGGTCTCATACTGTCCAGCCTGCAGAATTCGCTAAGCTTTTTATTGCAGTTTTCTTTGCCGGATATCTTTTTGATCATCGTGATCAGCTGGCAGTAGGCGGCAGGAAAATTTTGGGCCTGCGGCTGCCCCGCCTGCGCGATTTTGGCCCAATCCTTGTAGTTTGGGCTATTTGTATGGGAGTTCTGGTGATGCAGAGAGATTTAGGGACCTCTCTGCTCTTCTTCGCTATGTTCGTCTGCATGCTCTACGTTGCTACCGGTCACACTTCCTGGATCCTGATTGGCCTGCTTTTCTTTGCTGCCAGCGCCTTGGCAGCTGACCGATTCTTTGGCCATGTTCACAACCGCGTCAATGCCTGGCTCCACCCCTTTGATAACAGTGTTTACAATGCCCCTGGAGGATCAGGCCAATTAGTTAGGGGAATCTTTGGCCTGGCCAGCGGAGGAACTTTTGGCACAGGGATTGGTAAGGGCTATCCGGCTATTACTCCCCTGGCTAATTCAGATTTTATCTTCTCGTCCTTGGGAGAAGAATTGGGTTTGACAGGTATTTTCGCTATTCTGTGCATCTATACCATCATTATTGGTGCCGGGATTGTCACAGCCATGAAAATCAAAGATGGATTTGGGAAATTGCTGATCTCCGGTTTGGTTTTTACCATGGCTTTCCAGGTTTTTATTGTTATCGGCGGCATTACCCTGGTTATCCCCCTGACTGGTCTTACCTTGCCATATGTGGCGGCTGGCGGGTCCAGTCTGACAGCAAATATGCTTCTGGCTTTCCTTATTTTGATTATTTCCAACGATGCTCATAAGCCTGAAGAAGCTGCCCTGACTGATACAGCCGCTCTTGAGGCCCTGGAGGTACTTCAGGCTAACGAAAAGAGGCGTCACCTGCAGGAGGCGATCCGCAAGAGAGACGAGGATGATCGGCGTGATTCTGAAGAAACTCAAGCTATCAGTCTGGCCGATGCCCGGCCTTATATGGACGACGATTCTCTGGAAGTTCAAGATGGCACAACTGAAGAATTTGACCAGGCTGGCAAAAAGTCAGCCGGGCAGGATTCATCTTCCGACGATTCCAGCCCAACCCTTGCCGAAAAAATGAGGATGGAGGACCGATGA
- a CDS encoding peptidoglycan D,D-transpeptidase FtsI family protein, producing the protein MNANLRRIFNIVIALMVILGISSSLMMVVRANSLNADSRNTRALYSEFASDRGSILASDANTVLASSRKVKDAFQYQRIYPQGAAYSSVTGFFSINQRARYGVEASRNEQLSGMSDSLWIARVQSLIEGKANKGAIVETSIDPKLQSLGYRLMQGKTGAVVAMEPTTGRILAMVSTPSYDPNILASHDTVAANKAWSQLAGGSNSPLINKATSQLFPPGSTFKLVVAAAALESGKYTMDSQIPAGPSYTLPNTTTKLTNSSIPANGVNGKISLSDALAYSSNTAFAQLAVALGKDAIKEEAEKLGFGSSITIDGNDTLGTPMTSVASVFPDTTSDDRLALAGIGQGDTTETPLLNAMIASTIANKGVMLHPTIVDRVRSTDLSVISTRSTTILSQAFSAQTADGLSKAMQSVITKDAPSLKISGIAVAAKTGTAQVGLSKTTNDGWITGFAPADNPKIAISVVVTGTTTFGVTTAGPIMKQLMQEYLQ; encoded by the coding sequence ATGAACGCTAACCTTCGCCGCATTTTCAATATTGTGATTGCCCTCATGGTGATTTTGGGAATTTCCAGCTCCCTTATGATGGTGGTCAGAGCCAATTCCCTCAACGCCGACTCCCGCAATACCCGGGCCTTATACAGCGAATTCGCCAGCGACCGGGGAAGCATCCTGGCTTCTGACGCCAACACTGTCCTGGCCAGCTCAAGAAAGGTAAAAGATGCCTTTCAATATCAGAGAATCTACCCTCAGGGAGCTGCTTATTCATCGGTAACCGGCTTTTTCTCCATCAACCAGAGAGCCAGATATGGGGTAGAAGCCAGCCGCAATGAACAGCTAAGCGGAATGAGCGACAGTCTATGGATTGCTCGGGTTCAATCCCTTATCGAGGGTAAGGCCAACAAGGGGGCCATAGTTGAAACCTCCATTGACCCCAAGCTTCAGTCTCTAGGCTACCGACTGATGCAGGGCAAAACCGGTGCCGTGGTAGCCATGGAACCCACCACTGGCCGCATTCTGGCCATGGTAAGCACACCAAGCTATGACCCCAATATCCTAGCTTCTCACGACACTGTCGCTGCTAATAAAGCCTGGTCCCAGCTGGCAGGAGGCTCAAACAGTCCCTTGATTAACAAGGCAACCAGTCAGCTCTTCCCGCCTGGATCCACCTTTAAACTGGTGGTTGCGGCTGCCGCTCTGGAAAGCGGGAAATATACTATGGATTCCCAAATACCGGCTGGCCCTTCTTACACCCTGCCCAACACCACCACTAAGCTGACCAACAGCTCCATTCCAGCAAACGGGGTTAACGGCAAAATCAGCCTGTCTGACGCCCTGGCATATTCGTCCAATACAGCCTTTGCCCAGCTGGCAGTAGCTCTCGGCAAGGATGCCATCAAGGAAGAAGCAGAAAAACTGGGCTTCGGCAGCTCTATTACCATCGATGGCAACGATACCCTGGGCACTCCCATGACTTCGGTAGCCTCAGTTTTCCCTGATACCACTTCTGACGACCGTCTGGCTTTGGCAGGCATAGGTCAGGGAGACACTACAGAAACTCCCCTTCTTAATGCCATGATTGCTTCCACTATTGCCAACAAGGGAGTCATGCTCCATCCCACCATTGTGGACCGGGTCCGGTCTACTGACCTGAGTGTGATATCCACCCGTTCTACAACTATCCTTTCCCAGGCATTTTCAGCACAAACTGCTGATGGTCTCAGCAAAGCCATGCAGTCCGTGATCACAAAAGACGCACCCTCTCTTAAAATCTCAGGTATTGCTGTGGCTGCCAAAACAGGAACTGCCCAGGTAGGCCTGTCCAAGACCACTAATGATGGCTGGATTACAGGTTTTGCCCCGGCAGATAACCCCAAGATTGCTATCAGCGTAGTTGTTACTGGCACTACAACCTTTGGAGTTACCACAGCGGGACCGATTATGAAGCAACTGATGCAGGAGTACCTCCAATGA
- a CDS encoding serine/threonine-protein kinase — MKLVEGQLIHRRYRLDRRLAQGGMGEVWKGYDIELRRPVAIKALRSDLAGEETKLQRLRIEAHNSANLAHPNIAALFEYYENDGIGFIVMEYIPYPSLSDIYKARGVIKPTRLLPVLIQTARGLYVAHCHGVVHRDVKPANIMVSSEGEVKITDFGVSRSSNQGQITQDGMVVGTAQYISPEQAQGEPATPQSDIYSLGVVAYEGLCGHRPFTGRTPVDIAAAHVNSPVPPLPDDIDPTLRDYVMQMLAKNPQDRPKTAMEVARELGKIERRLLDQEAHEATGEFAEITGNMRPRTVTSDMVIPRYFILQDGTILDQYENRVIAEGTKPMASPDAYGDKTPSNPYQVNHNNPARPVSPKDDDAL; from the coding sequence ATGAAACTGGTGGAAGGACAGCTCATACATCGCCGCTACCGTCTGGACCGGCGTCTGGCCCAGGGTGGGATGGGCGAAGTATGGAAAGGCTACGATATTGAGCTGCGGCGGCCTGTGGCTATTAAGGCCCTGCGCAGCGATCTGGCTGGCGAAGAGACCAAACTCCAGCGCCTGCGGATTGAAGCTCACAATTCTGCTAACCTGGCTCATCCTAATATTGCTGCTTTATTTGAGTATTATGAGAACGATGGCATTGGCTTTATTGTCATGGAATATATTCCCTATCCTTCTCTCTCTGATATCTATAAAGCACGGGGAGTTATTAAGCCTACCCGCCTCCTACCCGTTCTTATTCAGACTGCCCGGGGACTCTATGTAGCTCACTGCCATGGTGTAGTCCACCGCGATGTGAAGCCCGCCAACATCATGGTTTCCAGCGAGGGAGAGGTAAAAATCACCGATTTTGGCGTTTCCCGATCCTCCAATCAAGGACAGATTACCCAGGATGGCATGGTTGTTGGAACAGCCCAATATATTTCTCCTGAGCAGGCTCAGGGAGAGCCGGCCACTCCTCAATCAGATATTTATTCCCTGGGAGTAGTTGCCTATGAGGGGCTGTGCGGGCATCGACCCTTTACCGGCCGCACGCCGGTTGATATTGCCGCAGCTCATGTTAATTCTCCTGTTCCTCCCCTGCCTGATGATATTGACCCCACCCTGCGCGATTATGTGATGCAGATGCTGGCCAAAAATCCTCAGGATAGGCCCAAGACTGCCATGGAGGTAGCCCGGGAACTGGGCAAAATTGAGCGTCGGCTCCTGGATCAGGAGGCGCACGAGGCTACCGGTGAATTTGCTGAGATCACCGGAAATATGCGGCCTCGAACGGTTACCAGTGACATGGTAATCCCCCGTTATTTCATTCTTCAGGATGGAACCATTCTGGATCAGTATGAGAACAGGGTGATAGCAGAAGGCACCAAGCCTATGGCTTCTCCTGATGCTTATGGTGACAAGACTCCATCCAATCCTTACCAGGTTAATCACAACAACCCAGCCAGACCAGTCAGTCCAAAGGATGATGATGCCCTATGA